The Rhipicephalus sanguineus isolate Rsan-2018 chromosome 7, BIME_Rsan_1.4, whole genome shotgun sequence genome includes a window with the following:
- the LOC119398641 gene encoding uncharacterized protein LOC119398641 — translation MDIDRIKRKRAVVRTSTTKLLNDIATMEDDASLATKVLGVAWNAQTDNFEYNMTSLLDFLNTRADSKRFVLQVSARIFDPFGFIAPTTLYVKILFQRLWELGAGWDDPLPEEMRAEWDCWCEELQCIKGVSISRVIARHFRHEETEKVLHIFCDASPKAYGAVAYVACKSPLGTITISLIVAKSRVAPLKRLSLPRLELMGALIGARLCRYVVKALDLQNAATILWTDSTVAMHWIKGNAARWKPFVANRVSELQALTDPKDWRHCPGPDNPADLITRGILPSALLESELWWKGPHWLHGDETHWPTTGEPSPGVAECHAEERKVTVMPIVSSSSEAVLKVAEFSSFSRVVRVTAWIHRFVNNCRNGKERKSGPLRAEEVIDAERYWLAATQGEAFSDDISNLKAQRPLRKGSPVLPFNPYLDGEGLMRVGGRLQFTDNHEETKHPIVLPGTHPFTLLLIKKEHVRMLHSGVRDTLAQLRESYWIIRGRQAVKKVIKRCLICRKQSCPPATEPVAPLPADRVTKGNPFDTVGIDFAGPLICQQSRDNRKCYIAIFTCAVTRAVHLELVSDMSTTAFLLAFKRFVARRGICSTIYSDNALTFKRAAKDLKAMFTLLKSQEMQSYFAGNQIRWKFIVERAAWWGGFWERLVRSVKVALRKVLGRSSLNFEELTTVLYEVEAVINSRPLTFTYEDAREPEPLSPAHFLVGRKLTTLPPHHLPAEIPGGDAHLSRRWKYRSAMAEGFWRRWRKEYLLELRSAHLSHPTTSSDLKIGDLVLLKEDHLKRHMWKIARIKETFKGRDGRVRACRLALSGGTELKRPIQLLYPLEVDEQ, via the exons ATGGACATCGACAGGATCAAGCGCAAAAGGGCCGTGGTGCGGACGTCAACGACAAAGCTTCTCAACGACATAGCCACCATGGAGGACGACGCATCACTCG CCACCAAGGTATTGGGAGTGGCCTGGAATGCTCAGACGGATAATTTTGAGTACAATATGACCTCACTTCTTGATTTCCTCAACACAAGAGCTGACAGCAAGAGATTCGTACTGCAAGTCTCAGCCAGAATTTTCGACCCCTTTGGGTTTATTGCTCCCACAACACTGTACGTAAAGATATTGTTCCAAAGATTGTGGGAGTTGGGTGCTGGTTGGGACGATCCCTTGCCAGAAGAAATGCGAGCGGAGTGGGACTGCTGGTGTGAAGAGCTTCAATGCATCAAGGGAGTGTCCATTTCGAGAGTTATAGCAAGACATTTCCGACATGAAGAGACAGAGAAAGTGTTGCACATTTTCTGCGATGCCAGCCCGAAGGCCTACGGTGCTGTCGCATACGTTGCATGCAAGTCTCCTCTGGGAACAATCACTATAAGCCTAATTGTGGCCAAATCAAGAGTAGCTCCTTTGAAGCGCCTCTCGTTACCCCGACTGGAGCTGATGGGGGCCCTCATTGGCGCTAGACTGTGCCGCTACGTTGTCAAGGCCTTGGACCTCCAGAATGCTGCTACTATTCTTTGGACTGATTCCACAGTGGCTATGCACTGGATTAAAGGAAACGCTGCCAGATGGAAGCCCTTCGTGGCAAACCGGGTGTCAGAGCTACAGGCGCTGACTGATCCTAAAGATTGGAGACACTGCCCAGGACCAGACAACCCCGCTGATCTAATCACTCGCGGTATCCTCCCGTCGGCCTTGTTGGAGAGCGAGTTGTGGTGGAAAGGACCCCATTGGCTTCACGGCGATGAGACGCATTGGCCAACGACAGGCGAGCCGAGCCCAGGGGTTGCAGAATGTCACGCAGAAGAGAGAAAAGTGACGGTGATGCCCATTGTCTCATCATCATCCGAGGCAGTGCTGAAAGTGGCAGAGTTCAGCTCATTCAGCAGAGTCGTTCGCGTAACTGCGTGGATCCACCGCTTTGTCAACAATTGCCGCaacgggaaggaaagaaaaagtggcCCACTACGAGCTGAAGAAGTGATCGATGCTGAGAGGTACTGGTTGGCTGCAACTCAAGGAGAAGCATTCAGCGACGACATTTCCAACCTGAAAGCCCAAAGACCGCTGCGCAAAGGCTCTCCTGTTTTGCCATTCAACCCGTACCTTGACGGGGAAGGTCTCATGCGAGTTGGTGGACGCCTGCAATTCACTGACAACCACGAAGAGACCAAACATCCTATCGTTCTCCCTGGCACTCACCCCTTCACGCTGCTGCTCATAAAGAAAGAGCACGTGAGAATGCTGCACTCAGGGGTACGCGACACCCTCGCGCAGTTGCGAGAGTCGTATTGGATCATCCGAGGGCGCCAGGCCGTAAAAAAGGTTATCAAGCGGTGCCTCATTTGTCGCAAACAAAGTTGCCCTCCCGCCACGGAACCAGTAGCACCACTTCCAGCTGACAGAGTGACAAAAGGAAATCCGTTCGACACCGTTGGCATCGATTTCGCAGGACCTTTGATTTGTCAACAGTCGCGCGATAACCGGAAATGTTACATCGCTATTTTCACCTGCGCTGTGACACGTGCCGTCCATCTTGAGCTCGTCAGCGACATGTCGACTACAGCCTTTCTCCTGGCATTCAAGCGCTTCGTGGCTCGCAGGGGAATCTGCTCGACTATTTATTCGGACAACGCGCTAACTTTCAAGAGAGCAGCAAAAGACCTGAAAGCGATGTTCACGCTACTAAAATCACAGGAAATGCAGTCTTACTTCGCCGGAAACCAAATCAGGTGGAAGTTTATTGTTGAAAGGGCAGCTTGGTGGGGCGGATTCTGGGAGCGGTTGGTGCGATCGGTGAAGGTAGCGTTGCGCAAGGTGTTAGGTCGGAGCAGTTTAAACTTTGAAGAACTCACAACGGTCTTGTACGAAGTGGAGGCCGTGATAAACTCACGCCCATTGACTTTCACCTACGAAGATGCCCGAGAGCCAGAACCGCTGTCGCCGGCGCACTTCCTCGTCGGAAGAAAGCTGACAACCCTTCCTCCACACCACCTGCCAGCCGAAATTCCGGGCGGTGACGCGCATCTCTCACGGCGCTGGAAGTACCGGTCAGCCATGGCTGAAGGATTTTGGAGACGATGGCGGAAAGAGTATTTATTGGAGCTTAGATCAGCCCATTTGTCTCACCCAACGACATCGAGTGACCTAAAGATAGGCGATTTGGTGCTTTTAAAAGAAGACCATTTGAAACGCCACATGTGGAAGATCGCCAGAATCAAAGAAACGTTCAAGGGCAGAGACGGCAGGGTGCGGGCCTGCCGGCTCGCACTAAGCGGGGGAACGGAGCTGAAACGACCAATACAGCTGCTTTATCCTCTAGAAGTCGATGAACAATGA